DNA from Mustela lutreola isolate mMusLut2 chromosome 6, mMusLut2.pri, whole genome shotgun sequence:
TCTCCCTCAGATCTAGAGGAGGTGGCCGGGATTAAATGGTGAgtcttaatcttttcaaagaactagctcctaggggtgcctggctggctcagttggttaagcctctgccttcagctaaggtcatgatctcaggatcctgggatcaaaccccatatcgggctccctgctctgtgggttGTCtggttctccccctccctctgcttgctgctcctcctgcttgtgctctgtgtctctgagtcaaataaataaaatcttaaaaaaaaagaatcagcttttagtttcattgatatattctactgttcttttggtttctatgtcattgatttctgctctaatctttattacttaTTAAGGTTGTGTAGTTGAGAACTATCTTGTTCCTTTAGAAAGGTTTgttttgctatatacttccctcttagccagctttgctgcatcccaaagattttgaacagttgtgttttcattttcatttatttccatggatttttaaaattcttctttaattttctggttgacccattcattctgtaataggatgctctttagcctccatgaatttgggttctttccagctttcctcttgtgattgagttctagcttcagagcactgtggtcagaaaatcagttgagacctgatttgtgacccaggatgtgatctattctggagaatgttccatgtgcactagagaagaatgtgtattctgttgctttgggatgaaatgttctgaatagatctgtgaagtccatctggtccagtgtgtcatttaaggcctttatttccttgttgatatttggttagatgatctgtccacttcagTCAGgtggtgttaaagtctcctactattattgtattattgttgatgtgtttctttgattttgccattaattagtttatataattggctgctcctatgttaggggcatatatatttaaaattactagatcatgggcacctgggtggctcagtgggttaaatctctgcctttggctctggtcatgatctcagggtcctgcaatcgagtcctgcattgggctctctgcttagcagggagcctgcttcccccacccctctctgcctgcctctctacccacttgtaatctctctctgtccaataaataaataaaatctttgaaaaaaaataaaattattagatcttcttgttagacagaccctttaaatatgatatagtatccttcttcatctcttattacagtttttggcttaaaatctaattttctgatataaggatcaccaccccagctttcttttgatgtcccttagcatggtaaattgttttccataccCTCACTTTATGTCTGAAGTGTTTATGTgtccaaaatgagtttcttgtagatagctaTTGaaggggctttttaaaaaaattcagtctgataccctgtgtctttcgattggggcatttagcccatttacattcagggtttctattgaaagatatgaatgtagtgccattgtattgcctagaaggtgactgttactgtatattgtctgttcctttctggtttgttacttttaggttctctctttgcttagaggacccctttcaatatttcttgtagggatagtttggtgtttgcaaattaatttttgtttgtcctggaagctttttatctcttctattttcagtgacagcctagctggatatcgtattcttggctgcatatttctcTCATTTGATGAtcagaatatatcatgccagtccttccTGGCCTGCGAGGTCTCTGTGTGtaggtctgttgccaatctagTATTTCTCTGTTGTATGtcacagacctcttgtcccaagctgctttcaggactttctctttgtcactaagacttgtaagttttactattagatgatgggttgtggacctatttttattgattttgagagggattctctgtgccttctggattttgaagcttgttcccttcaccaagttagggaaattctctgctataatttgctccaatataccttcttccccactctctctttcttcttctggaatcccaattattctaatacttatggtatcacttagctcttgaattctctctctgtggtccagtagttgtttgtctctcttttctcagcttctgtattctccatcatttggtcttctgtatcgctaattctctcttctgcctcattgatcctagcagtaagagcctccattttttattgcccctcattaatagctttttaagttttaacttggttagactttagttcttttatttctcttgaaagGGATTCTTTAGTATCTTCCGTGCTTTTTTCGAGTTCAGCTAGctccttgataatcatcattctgaactctagttctgacatattactaatgtccatattgaataggtccctagccattggtattgcctcttcttttttttttttttgaggtgagattttctgctttgtcattttatccagatataaatagataaatgagagaacaaaatactaaaaggatagcaatgaccccagaaaaaatatacactagctaaatcagaagagacccaaaactgtgtgtagaagaaagggggaaaaaagaaaataaatatatatatatttattagactagtgaatagaacagaaccacacatttgattttgggtgtattttggtatgttagaagaaactacctcccaaaattttaaagaaaggaaaacttatatatgtatatatatacacacacacacaaaaataagggtgaaCATGATGAagcaatggaatatgactgtaaagatgaaaatttaaaaagattctaaaaaaggaattgatgagataagttggttgaaaaaaaatttaaaaaagaggaaagaatgtaatCAGGCTGGTCTAGAACAGAGCtgtgcactagatttagggtatattttgatctattagaagaaactgtatgccaaaattttttaaagaaaaaaaaacctatatgtatacaaaaataaggttaaatacagtgaagggataaaatatgactttaacaatgaaaatttaaaaagatttttaaaaaggtattgctaagataaagtagttaaagtcattaaaatatgaaagaggaaaaattaaaaaagaataggagaaaataaaatgaaaaaaaatttaactttgaaagactaaaggatcatgggaaagaAGCCAGGAATTCTATATGTTGCATTCCTGTATCTCTGGAATTCCGCAGTTCTcgttgatcagtgaacttggtcttggctggatttcttgctgatcttctgggggagaggcctgttgtagtgattcccCAATGTCTTTGTCTGAGGTGGAACTGTACCACCCTTGTTCCTCCCACTGTGGTCTGTCTTCCCGTAGGttacctcagattcacttctctgcatgtcctacttTCCATAtcgtggtcgcttttctgtttctagaattgcttttcttcttctcttctatctcctgttgagtttgtaggtgtttggaatggtttgataactatctagctgaactcctgggatccgATGATATTTGGGTGTCCTACtgttctgccatcttgctcctctctctgtaCAGAGCTTCTTTATATGTCTGTATCTCTTTCTCCttgtaatttttatctatttcctatttatttacaAAGTCAGTACCTACAACAAATCTTGGTATGTGGTGAACACCCATTAAGAGCTCTTTGCATTAATGAATCAGTTCATCTGTTGGTAAAGGTCAATATTATTTCCTAGCTCTCTTCCATCTAACTCACGACTTGGCTGACCATTTTTCTACATGTAATATTCTCTTTACTGCGCTCTTTAcatctttgtttcttaaagtatAGATCAGAGGGTTAAGGCTGGGTGTGATGATTGCATAAAAGAGAGTAAGGAACTTCCCCTCATCTTGGGATGTGCTATTCTGTGGCCTCATATACATGTAAATGATTGTTCCATAAAACAGAGTTACTACTGTGAGGTGGGAACCACATGTATTAAGGACCTTACGCCATCTTGCCTCTGATTTGATCCTCATGACAGCTTGAGTGATAACTCCATATGAGatgagaattagtgatataggtGCTAGAAGAAATACCACTCCAAGAGCAAAGACAGTGATCTCAATTACTTTTGAATAGACACAAGCCAGCTTGATCAATGCTGGCATCTCACACAAAAAATTGTCTACCTTCCGGTGCCCACATCTTGGCAAATTCAAAGTCAAGGAGCAAACAATTAAGGCACTTCCAAGACCACCTAACCAGGCAGTGAGCACCATCTTCTGGCAAAGTTGAGGGTTCATTATGACCGTGTAGTGAAGAGGTTGACAGACAGCagcatagcggtcataggccatcacagCCAAGAGAAGACATTCAGTGGATCCCAGGTCAAGGGCAAAGAAGAACTGGAGCACACACCCTCCATACGTAATAGACCTTGTCGGACCCCATAGATTTACCAGCATCTGGGGAATAATGCTAGTCGTATAGCAGAGATCCAAAAAGGACAAATTGGATAAGAAGAAATACATGGGTGTATGGAGCTGGGTGTCTAGGTAAGATACCAGAATGATGGTTGTGTTTCCTACCAGAGTCACAATATAGAAGATGAAGACCACGCCAGAGATGATGGGTTCTAATTGGGGCCGGTCAGAAAAGCCCAGCAGGATGAAATCTGTGGTGGAACTTCCATTGTTTGTGTCCATGGCTCTGTAGGAAAGTCTAGGAGACAAGATCGTGGTAATCAAAATAGCATCAGCCctaagcagaaataaaaatctctgtAGTTTGCCATGAATATCCCAGACTCactcatttttgtgttttctcttatttGGAACACCTCTGTTAACGCTTTCTTGTGTTCCGTGCCAAAAGCCTCTCTGTGTTTACTCATAACCAGAATGGTTTAGACAATAATATTGTAAACCCAATCACACTGAATTGCAAGTCATTGAAAGGGTTTAATATACCATGACTCCTATGgttctgtgtatttttattaattaagaaATTCATGAAGTTAATGTTATAATTGAAGAGCGGGATATATTTTGAGGTGTTGTTCCTTCTTGAATGCATGACAAATTTTTCCCTTGTCAAGGAAAGGAGTTTAAGATAAAAAgttaaatggggcgcctgggtggctcagtgggttgggccgctgccttcggctcgggtcgtgatctcagggtcctgggatcgagccccacatcgggctctttgctcagcggggagcctgcttcctcctctctctctctctctgcctgcctctctgtctacttgtgatctctctctgtcaaataaataaataaaatctttaaaaaaaaaaaaaaagattctctaagATAAAAAGTTAAATGACCCATTTTCTTGGAATAAGCTGCACTATTTGGTAGCAGGATCACTTTCCATATTAACTTCTGGATGTGTTCATTCCAGCCATCACTATCACCGTCCCCACAACCTCTTCCTCTTGTCTCCCCTCCTATTCGTCATTGCAGACACAGCTCTCCTGTGTATTTTGGTGTTCCCAATTATAGTGATCTTTTTTGGTGCCAGGAAAATGCTGTCTTTCCTTTTAACCTTCATTTCCATGTACAGAGGCcatgtgtttctaggaatacCTTTCATGACCGCTGTCACACCGTATAAACAGCCTACTGACTTGTAGAGTTAAAAACGGATTCCAGAAACATTGGCTACCACTCACACACAGCAACCACCTGTGTCAGCTCCTGCTCACCTGACCATTAGAA
Protein-coding regions in this window:
- the LOC131833297 gene encoding olfactory receptor 2W1-like is translated as MDTNNGSSTTDFILLGFSDRPQLEPIISGVVFIFYIVTLVGNTTIILVSYLDTQLHTPMYFFLSNLSFLDLCYTTSIIPQMLVNLWGPTRSITYGGCVLQFFFALDLGSTECLLLAVMAYDRYAAVCQPLHYTVIMNPQLCQKMVLTAWLGGLGSALIVCSLTLNLPRCGHRKVDNFLCEMPALIKLACVYSKVIEITVFALGVVFLLAPISLILISYGVITQAVMRIKSEARWRKVLNTCGSHLTVVTLFYGTIIYMYMRPQNSTSQDEGKFLTLFYAIITPSLNPLIYTLRNKDVKSAVKRILHVEKWSAKS